The Streptococcus sanguinis genome contains the following window.
CAAATTTTCCTTCTTCCACTTGGAAGAATTTTCTAAAGAAGCCAACTAATAGACCGAAGACTCCGCTGCCAGCAATCCAGAACCACCAGAGTCCGCCACCGCTCATAGCGTCTTTAATGGCGTGGCCAATGAAGCCCATAAGGAAACCGACGATTGGTCCAAAGATGACGCTAAAAAGAGCTTGCAGAGGGTATTGGAGCTGGATGCTGGTATTGGGTACAGGCGTTGGAATATTGATCATTCCGAGGACTACGAATAGGGCTGCTCCAATTCCTGTTGCGACTACGTTTCTGATTGTATTATTTTTCATGTTCTTCTTCCTTAATTTTCAATTCTCTTGATTTCAATATGCCATTGGGCACCGACACCAACATTGTAGGCCTTAGCAAAGGAACCTTGGTTAATCGCTAAGCCGACCCGATAGAGGGAGTTGATATAGAGGATAGGCTGACCGATGCGGACATCCGCAAAGGACTTGCCATAGGTTACTTGGTTTTGATAAACCAGCATGTCATTGTTGTAGATGGTAACCTCGAAGCGGTCGCCAAATTCTGGTTTTAAGGTGCAGAATTCTTCGCGGGTGATAGAGGTCCAAAGAGAGCCGAAGCGGACATCCAGAATATCAATAGCTCCGCTGACATAATTATCCGCAATCGTAGTTTCGACTACCTGAATTTCGACAATGTCTTCAACTTTAAGCTCTGGTCCAACCTCTTCAAAGCTGATGTGACCGCTGGCTAGCTTAGCACCCGTATAGGCATAGACATCACGACCATGGAAAGTATAGGAATGTTCAGTATTCTTACGACGGTTTTCCACTTCAGAAATTTCCCGAATGGCCTCAATGCCGACATGCTTCTTGATGAAAGACAGGGTGCCGTTATCAGGCGTAACGATGTACTGACCTTTTTTAGTCTTGGCTACCACACTCTTACGCTTGGAGCCCACACCCGGATCCACTACTGACACAAAGGTCGTTCCTGCCGGCCAGTAATTAACTGTCTGAAAGAGACGATAGCTTCCCTCAAAGATATTGTAAGGGGTGATATCGTGAGTCAGATGGTGAATTTTCAGAGTGGGAGACTCTTCTAGCGCCACTCCGATCATGGCTGACACAGCTCCATCTACCAGACCAAAGTCCGACTGGAGTACGAGTAAATTGTTCATATTTTCTCCTTACTTATATTTACAATGATAGTTAGACTGAAGCTGACTTGGAATGTCTAACTTTAAGGATTTTTCTTCCTAATAGGGCGCCTAGTAAAGCCCCCAGTAAAATGCTGGCTACAAACCAGAGGACTAAGCTGGGTTCCGGCTTAAGCATGACTTGCTCGATGTAAGCCTGAGTCTTTCCTCTGGCAAGAAGACTAGCTTCATACTGCTTGGGCGCCAGCCACATTAGGAAAATAGGCCCCGCTGTGCTAAAGCTGAAAACCATAAAAGACAGCAAGCTTCTAACAGTCTTTTGATAGCCGCCTGACCGAGCTATAAGATCCGCTAAAACACCGCAAATCAAACCTGGTAGAAAGGCTCCAAAGCCATGTCGACTAAGCAGAAAGAAGAGACCTAGCA
Protein-coding sequences here:
- a CDS encoding MptD family putative ECF transporter S component is translated as MLYSIRKDKLKQAGFFYLFYFLAMILGVLVGLLFDRSGNMFYAPAFTAFFGGVLFIFYTEKIKTFGLISGLGCLLGLFFLLSRHGFGAFLPGLICGVLADLIARSGGYQKTVRSLLSFMVFSFSTAGPIFLMWLAPKQYEASLLARGKTQAYIEQVMLKPEPSLVLWFVASILLGALLGALLGRKILKVRHSKSASV
- a CDS encoding ECF-type riboflavin transporter substrate-binding protein gives rise to the protein MKNNTIRNVVATGIGAALFVVLGMINIPTPVPNTSIQLQYPLQALFSVIFGPIVGFLMGFIGHAIKDAMSGGGLWWFWIAGSGVFGLLVGFFRKFFQVEEGKFEVKDIIRFNLIQIGANAIAWLIGPIGDVIVSGEPVNKVIAQSIVAILVNSATVAVIGTVLLTAYARTRTRAGSLKKD
- a CDS encoding DNA-directed RNA polymerase subunit delta; its protein translation is MNNLLVLQSDFGLVDGAVSAMIGVALEESPTLKIHHLTHDITPYNIFEGSYRLFQTVNYWPAGTTFVSVVDPGVGSKRKSVVAKTKKGQYIVTPDNGTLSFIKKHVGIEAIREISEVENRRKNTEHSYTFHGRDVYAYTGAKLASGHISFEEVGPELKVEDIVEIQVVETTIADNYVSGAIDILDVRFGSLWTSITREEFCTLKPEFGDRFEVTIYNNDMLVYQNQVTYGKSFADVRIGQPILYINSLYRVGLAINQGSFAKAYNVGVGAQWHIEIKRIEN